From the Bos taurus isolate L1 Dominette 01449 registration number 42190680 breed Hereford chromosome 20, ARS-UCD2.0, whole genome shotgun sequence genome, one window contains:
- the LRRC70 gene encoding leucine-rich repeat-containing protein 70 isoform X1, giving the protein MNRETKSRAMCGVRFSLPCLRLFLLVACCLVLFFHKEILGCSSVCQLCTGRQITCRNLGLSSIPKNFPESTVFLYLTGNNISRINESEFTGLHSLVALHLDNSSIVYIYPKAFVHLRHLYFLYLNNNFIKRLDPGIFEGLSNLRNLYLQSNQLSFVPRGVFHDLVSVQYLNLQRNRLTVLGSGTFVGMIALRILDLSNNKILRISDSGFQHLGNLDCLYLEGNNLTKVPSNTFEVLKSLKRLSLSHNHIETIQPFAFKGLINLEYLLLKNSRIKNVTRDGFSGISNLKHLILSHNDLENLNSDTFSLLKNLIYLRLDRNRIISIDNNTFENMGASLKILNLSFNNLTDLHPRVLKPLSSLIHLQADSNPWDCSCRLLGLRDWLASSAITLNIFCQNPPSMRGRALHYVKWTDFTNCVTSSANVSRTWAITSLHIYHKTTTLMMAWHKITTNGKHLENTESVTFGERIRTSPAGRLFQENTFGNPLQTTAMLPVQIQRSSPVNLNLEKNSALPIDAASVSGKTSPICTQEVEKLNEAFDILLAFFILACVLIVFLIYKVVQFKQKLKASENSGENRLEYYSFYQSARYNVTASICNTSPNSVESPGLEQIQLHKQIVPESEAQVILFEHSAL; this is encoded by the coding sequence ATGAACAGAGAAACCAAGAGCAGGGCTATGTGTGGAGTACGTTTTTCTCTGCCTTGCCTACGACTGTTTCTGCTTGTTGCCTGTTGCCTTGTATTGTTTTTCCATAAAGAGATTCTTGGATGTTCGTCTGTTTGCCAGCTCTGCACTGGGAGACAAATTACCTGCCGTAACTTAGGCCTTTCAAGTATTCCTAAGAATTTCCCCGAAAGTACAGTTTTTCTGTATCTGACTGGAAATAATATATCTCGTATaaatgaaagtgaattcactGGACTTCATTCTCTTGTAGCATTGCATTTAGATAATTCCagcattgtgtatatatatccaaAAGCTTTTGTTCATTTGAGGCATCTGTATTTTCTGTatcttaataataattttataaaacgCTTGGATCCTGGAATATTTGAGGGACTTTCCAATCTTCGTAATTTATATTTACAGTCTAATCAACTATCTTTTGTTCCAAGAGGAGTGTTTCATGATCTAGTTTCAGTTCAGTACTTAAATCTGCAAAGAAATCGCCTCACTGTCCTCGGGAGTGGTACCTTTGTTGGTATGATTGCTCTTCGGATACTTGATTTGTCAAACAATAAAATTTTGAGAATATCAGACTCAGGCTTTCAGCACCTTGGAAACCTGGATTGTTTGTATCTAGAAGGTAATAATTTAACAAAAGTACCATCAAATACTTTTGAAGTACTTAAGAGTCTTAAAAGACTTTCTTTGTCTCATAACCATATTGAAACAATACAGCCCTTTGCATTTAAAGGGCTTATCAATTTGGAGTATCTCCTCCTGAAAAATTCAAGAATTAAAAATGTTACTAGGGATGGATTTAGTGGAATTAGTAACCTTAAACATTTGATCTTAAGTCATAAtgatttagaaaatttaaattctGACACATTTAGCTTGTTAAAGAATTTAATTTACCTTAGGTTAGATAGAAACAGAATAATCAGCATTGataataatacatttgaaaacaTGGGAGCGTCTTTGAAGATTCTTAACCTGTCATTTAATAATCTTACAGACTTACATCCAAGGGTCCTTAAGCCATTGTCTTCATTGATTCATCTTCAGGCAGATTCTAATCCTTGGGACTGTAGCTGCAGACTATTGGGTCTTCGTGACTGGTTAGCATCTTCAGCCATTACTCTAAACATCTTTTGTCAGAATCCCCCATCCATGCGTGGCAGAGCGTTGCATTACGTTAAATGGACTGACTTTACAAATTGTGTTACATCTTCTGCAAATGTATCCAGAACTTGGGCTATAACATCTCTTCATATTTACCACAAGACCACTACGTTAATGATGGCCTGGCATAAAATAACCACAAATGGGAAACATTTGGAAAACACTGAGAGCGTTACTTTCGGGGAACGAATTCGTACTTCACCTGCCGGTAGATTGTTTCAAGAGAATACCTTTGGTAATCCATTACAGACTACTGCGATGTTACCTGTGCAAATACAGCGTTCTTCTCCTGTTAACTTGAACTTGGAAAAAAACAGTGCTCTACCGATTGATGCTGCTTCAGTATCAGGGAAAACATCTCCGATCTGTACACAAGAAGTTGAAAAGCTGAATGAGGCTTTTGACATTTTGCTagccttttttattttagcctgtgttttaattgtttttttgatCTACAAAGTTGTTCAATTTAAACAAAAACTAAAGGCATCAGAAAACTCAGGGGAAAATAGACTTGAATACTACAGCTTTTATCAGTCAGCAAGGTATAATGTAACAGCTTCAATTTGTAACACTTCCCCAAATTCTGTAGAAAGCCCTGGTTTGGAGCAGATTCAACTTCATAAACAAATTGTTCCTGAAAGTGAGGCACAGGTCATTCTCTTTGAACATTCTGCCTTATAA
- the LRRC70 gene encoding leucine-rich repeat-containing protein 70 isoform X2: protein MNRETKSRAMCGVRFSLPCLRLFLLVACCLVLFFHKEILGCSSVCQLCTGRQITCRNLGLSSIPKNFPESTVFLYLTGNNISRINESEFTGLHSLVALHLDNSSIVYIYPKAFVHLRHLYFLYLNNNFIKRLDPGIFEGLSNLRNLYLQSNQLSFVPRGVFHDLVSVQYLNLQRNRLTVLGSGTFVGMIALRILDLSNNKILRISDSGFQHLGNLDCLYLEDLHPRVLKPLSSLIHLQADSNPWDCSCRLLGLRDWLASSAITLNIFCQNPPSMRGRALHYVKWTDFTNCVTSSANVSRTWAITSLHIYHKTTTLMMAWHKITTNGKHLENTESVTFGERIRTSPAGRLFQENTFGNPLQTTAMLPVQIQRSSPVNLNLEKNSALPIDAASVSGKTSPICTQEVEKLNEAFDILLAFFILACVLIVFLIYKVVQFKQKLKASENSGENRLEYYSFYQSARYNVTASICNTSPNSVESPGLEQIQLHKQIVPESEAQVILFEHSAL, encoded by the exons ATGAACAGAGAAACCAAGAGCAGGGCTATGTGTGGAGTACGTTTTTCTCTGCCTTGCCTACGACTGTTTCTGCTTGTTGCCTGTTGCCTTGTATTGTTTTTCCATAAAGAGATTCTTGGATGTTCGTCTGTTTGCCAGCTCTGCACTGGGAGACAAATTACCTGCCGTAACTTAGGCCTTTCAAGTATTCCTAAGAATTTCCCCGAAAGTACAGTTTTTCTGTATCTGACTGGAAATAATATATCTCGTATaaatgaaagtgaattcactGGACTTCATTCTCTTGTAGCATTGCATTTAGATAATTCCagcattgtgtatatatatccaaAAGCTTTTGTTCATTTGAGGCATCTGTATTTTCTGTatcttaataataattttataaaacgCTTGGATCCTGGAATATTTGAGGGACTTTCCAATCTTCGTAATTTATATTTACAGTCTAATCAACTATCTTTTGTTCCAAGAGGAGTGTTTCATGATCTAGTTTCAGTTCAGTACTTAAATCTGCAAAGAAATCGCCTCACTGTCCTCGGGAGTGGTACCTTTGTTGGTATGATTGCTCTTCGGATACTTGATTTGTCAAACAATAAAATTTTGAGAATATCAGACTCAGGCTTTCAGCACCTTGGAAACCTGGATTGTTTGTATCTAGAAG ACTTACATCCAAGGGTCCTTAAGCCATTGTCTTCATTGATTCATCTTCAGGCAGATTCTAATCCTTGGGACTGTAGCTGCAGACTATTGGGTCTTCGTGACTGGTTAGCATCTTCAGCCATTACTCTAAACATCTTTTGTCAGAATCCCCCATCCATGCGTGGCAGAGCGTTGCATTACGTTAAATGGACTGACTTTACAAATTGTGTTACATCTTCTGCAAATGTATCCAGAACTTGGGCTATAACATCTCTTCATATTTACCACAAGACCACTACGTTAATGATGGCCTGGCATAAAATAACCACAAATGGGAAACATTTGGAAAACACTGAGAGCGTTACTTTCGGGGAACGAATTCGTACTTCACCTGCCGGTAGATTGTTTCAAGAGAATACCTTTGGTAATCCATTACAGACTACTGCGATGTTACCTGTGCAAATACAGCGTTCTTCTCCTGTTAACTTGAACTTGGAAAAAAACAGTGCTCTACCGATTGATGCTGCTTCAGTATCAGGGAAAACATCTCCGATCTGTACACAAGAAGTTGAAAAGCTGAATGAGGCTTTTGACATTTTGCTagccttttttattttagcctgtgttttaattgtttttttgatCTACAAAGTTGTTCAATTTAAACAAAAACTAAAGGCATCAGAAAACTCAGGGGAAAATAGACTTGAATACTACAGCTTTTATCAGTCAGCAAGGTATAATGTAACAGCTTCAATTTGTAACACTTCCCCAAATTCTGTAGAAAGCCCTGGTTTGGAGCAGATTCAACTTCATAAACAAATTGTTCCTGAAAGTGAGGCACAGGTCATTCTCTTTGAACATTCTGCCTTATAA